A genomic segment from Pseudomonas sp. M30-35 encodes:
- the rpsU gene encoding 30S ribosomal protein S21: MPAVKVKENEPFDVALRRFKRSCEKAGVLAEVRSREFYEKPTSERKRKAAAAVKRHAKKVQREQRRSVRLY; this comes from the coding sequence ATGCCAGCCGTCAAAGTTAAAGAGAACGAACCCTTCGACGTAGCTCTGCGTCGCTTCAAGCGCTCTTGCGAAAAAGCCGGTGTACTGGCTGAAGTTCGCAGCCGCGAATTCTACGAAAAGCCGACTTCTGAGCGTAAGCGTAAAGCAGCAGCCGCTGTTAAGCGTCACGCGAAGAAAGTACAGCGCGAACAGCGCCGTAGCGTGCGCCTGTACTAA
- the tsaD gene encoding tRNA (adenosine(37)-N6)-threonylcarbamoyltransferase complex transferase subunit TsaD: MLVLGLETSCDETGVALYDSERGLLADALFSQIDLHRIYGGVVPELASRDHVKRMLPLIRQVLEQAQCSTEDIDAIAYTAGPGLVGALLVGASCAQSLAFAWGVPALGVHHMEGHLLAPMLEQNPPGFPFVALLVSGGHTQLVRVDGIGQYQLLGESLDDAAGEAFDKTAKLMGLRYPGGPEIARLASQGVAGRFVFPRPMTDRPGLDMSFSGLKTFTLNTWQQCVTEGDDGEQTRCDIALAFQQAVVETLTIKCRRALKLTGLNSLVIAGGVSANTALRQSLEKMLGEFNGQVFYARPEFCTDNGAMIAYAGCQRLLAGQHEDLSIAVRARWPMEQLAPL; encoded by the coding sequence ATGTTGGTACTGGGTTTAGAAACCTCTTGTGATGAAACCGGTGTCGCGCTCTATGACAGTGAGCGCGGGCTTTTGGCTGATGCGTTGTTCAGCCAGATCGATTTACACCGTATCTATGGCGGTGTCGTGCCGGAATTGGCCTCGCGCGACCACGTAAAGCGCATGCTGCCGCTGATCCGGCAGGTATTGGAGCAGGCGCAGTGCAGCACTGAAGATATTGATGCAATTGCCTATACCGCAGGCCCAGGGCTGGTCGGTGCGCTGTTGGTGGGGGCTTCCTGTGCCCAGTCTTTAGCCTTCGCCTGGGGGGTTCCTGCGCTGGGTGTGCATCACATGGAGGGGCACTTGCTCGCGCCAATGCTGGAACAAAATCCGCCTGGCTTTCCGTTCGTCGCTTTGTTGGTTTCCGGCGGGCATACCCAGTTGGTTCGCGTTGATGGCATTGGTCAATATCAGTTGCTTGGTGAGTCACTGGATGACGCCGCGGGCGAGGCTTTTGATAAAACAGCCAAGTTAATGGGTTTGCGTTATCCCGGCGGTCCGGAAATTGCGCGCTTAGCCAGTCAGGGTGTTGCTGGACGGTTTGTGTTCCCGCGACCAATGACTGATCGCCCAGGCCTGGATATGAGCTTTAGCGGCTTGAAAACCTTCACCCTGAATACCTGGCAGCAATGTGTGACTGAAGGTGATGACGGCGAGCAGACGCGCTGTGATATTGCTCTGGCATTTCAACAGGCCGTGGTTGAGACGCTGACAATCAAGTGCCGCCGCGCCTTGAAACTGACAGGGTTGAACAGCTTGGTGATTGCCGGTGGCGTGAGCGCTAACACGGCTTTGCGCCAATCGCTGGAAAAAATGCTCGGCGAGTTTAACGGGCAGGTGTTTTATGCGCGTCCGGAGTTCTGTACCGACAATGGCGCCATGATCGCCTACGCGGGTTGTCAGCGCTTGCTGGCCGGGCAGCACGAAGACTTAAGCATTGCGGTGCGCGCACGTTGGCCGATGGAGCAGCTTGCGCCGCTGTAA
- the plsY gene encoding glycerol-3-phosphate 1-O-acyltransferase PlsY gives MFALLVMLAYLLGSVSFAILLSQIAGRPDPRAYGSGNPGATNMMRTAGKRLATLTLFGDLLKGLLPIFIAKMLGLNLQQQAWIGLAAVVGHMYPLYFRFRGGKGVATAAGVFLGLYLPAALLAAVLWLLTFATTRTSSLAALIATPLTLPLLAWLQPSLLLPVSVLTALIVWRHRGNLRDLFAGRERQF, from the coding sequence ATGTTTGCGTTGCTGGTAATGCTTGCTTACTTGCTCGGCTCAGTCTCCTTTGCGATCTTGCTCAGCCAGATTGCAGGCAGACCAGACCCGCGCGCGTACGGTTCAGGCAACCCTGGCGCAACCAACATGATGCGAACCGCTGGCAAACGCCTAGCAACGCTCACCCTGTTTGGCGATTTGCTCAAAGGTTTACTGCCTATTTTTATCGCCAAAATGCTCGGTCTTAACCTTCAGCAGCAAGCATGGATCGGGCTGGCTGCCGTCGTCGGTCACATGTATCCCCTTTACTTCCGCTTTAGAGGCGGCAAAGGCGTCGCAACCGCCGCAGGGGTATTCCTCGGTCTATACCTGCCCGCCGCGCTGTTGGCGGCCGTGTTATGGCTGCTGACATTTGCCACCACCCGCACCAGCTCACTTGCCGCGCTTATTGCGACACCGCTAACACTGCCGTTACTGGCCTGGCTACAGCCTAGCCTGTTGCTGCCGGTAAGCGTATTGACCGCACTTATCGTGTGGCGTCACCGCGGGAATTTACGCGATCTTTTCGCCGGGCGAGAGCGACAATTCTGA
- the folB gene encoding dihydroneopterin aldolase: MDTVFIEGLEVDTVIGAYDWERTIRQCLRLDLQLGWDNKPAAAGDDLEKALDYAKLSARVQAFASEATFILVETFAERLAEMLMSEFQIPWLRLKLTKPGAVPAALGGVGVEIERGCR; this comes from the coding sequence TTGGACACAGTCTTTATCGAAGGTCTGGAGGTCGATACGGTGATCGGCGCATACGACTGGGAGCGTACGATTCGTCAGTGCCTGCGTTTGGATCTGCAACTGGGCTGGGATAACAAGCCAGCAGCAGCGGGCGATGATCTCGAGAAGGCGCTTGATTACGCTAAATTGTCTGCGCGAGTGCAGGCGTTTGCCAGCGAGGCGACTTTTATTTTGGTCGAAACATTCGCTGAGCGTTTGGCTGAGATGCTCATGAGTGAGTTCCAGATTCCCTGGTTACGCTTGAAGCTGACCAAACCAGGCGCCGTTCCAGCCGCGCTTGGCGGTGTCGGTGTGGAGATTGAGCGCGGATGTCGCTAA